A portion of the Fulvia fulva chromosome 1, complete sequence genome contains these proteins:
- a CDS encoding GPI transamidase component PIG-S: METRDMAEVKTSAKPREAPAEKSQSIWTRRLIIVAFWTVVVCLGLPHWTWTTSIQRSALPLESMNSWAEGNACQLRYPLHLDLQTPGLDNEQARTLVSGLQNLLNGQESLRLHDFHVSWAGDESLRNGTSNSALTVVLNTASTAQAPQASLKSCEPILDARHSIQAPGDVEKAAAFLATEISHIFQDESTSLWHLVKDTPYARDMQPAILSSEKASELDRRTTRAFKYAPKYHLTFSLFTQAATPSVWQINEALREYIQPLLSPLSAISDFTIDTQVQLFASFSPSIDGPVFDSTKNQWTLHYADLTGFVNAAEWPLNPSIGEGPTINFVLYVPAPDKRPLVIDENGGSSWIIPQWGGVQIHNAISADSDTLTLEDLRADMLVFADQLAALIGIPQHPPSLSLRIAALTRERATAVILSASSTLGALSRLTLKLQSIAIPDTVAKAVDQTLLHLDSACSDLRQGRFQSALENARTAETEVEKAFFEPSMVGQVYNPEEHKVAVYVPLLGPMAVPLIMSGLKELKKLRERKQKAA, translated from the exons ATGGAGACCCGGGACATGGCAGAGGTGAAGACCTCCGCGAAGCCACGCGAGGCACCGGCAGAAAAGTCACAGTCTATCTGGACCCGGCGTCTCATCATCGTCGCCTTCTGGACGGTGGTAGTATGTTTGGGCTTGCCGCACTGGACGTGGACAACATCGATACAGCGCTCCGCCCTGCCGTTAGAATCCATGAACTCGTGGGCCGAAGGAAAT GCATGCCAGCTGCGTTACCCTCTACATCTCGATCTGCAAACACCTGGTCTGGACAACGAACAAGCAAGGACCCTTGTCTCTGGTCTTCAGAACTTACTGAATGGACAGGAGAGCCTCCGTCTTCACGACTTCCACGTCAGCTGGGCAGGTGATGAGAGTCTGCGGAATGGCACCTCGAATAGTGCGTTGACTGTGGTCCTGAACACCGCATCAACGGCGCAAGCACCCCAAGCTAGCTTGAAGTCATGCGAGCCGATACTTGATGCACGACACAGTATCCAGGCACCAGGTGATGTTGAGAAAGCCGCAGCTTTCCTTGCCACCGAGATCTCCCACATCTTCCAAGACGAAAGTACATCTCTGTGGCATCTAGTGAAAGACACACCCTACGCTCGCGACATGCAACCTGCAATTTTGTCTTCAGAGAAAGCTTCCGAACTGGACCGAAGGACGACGAGAGCATTCAAATATGCGCCAAAATACCATCTGACCTTCTCACTGTTTACTCAAGCCGCGACTCCGTCCGTATGGCAAATCAACGAGGCCCTACGCGAATACATTCAGCCGTTGCTATCGCCTCTGTCCGCCATCAGCGACTTTACGATCGACACTCAAGTCCAGCTGTTCGCATCGTTCAGTCCCTCGATTGATGGTCCGGTTTTTGACTCCACGAAGAATCAATGGACATTGCACTACGCTGACCTTACCGGCTTCGTCAATGCCGCTGAATGGCCTCTCAACCCGAGTATTGGAGAGGGACCCACCATCAACTTTGTGCTATATGTCCCAGCACCGGACAAGAGACCACTTGTGATCGATGAGAACGGAGGCTCGAGTTGGATCATACCTCAATGGGGCGGCGTGCAAATACACAATGCCATCAGCGCTGATTCTGATACTTTGACGCTGGAAGACCTTCGAGCAGACATGTTGGTGTTCGCCGATCAGCTCGCTGCCCTCATAGGTATTCCACAGCACCCTCCGTCGCTCTCGCTTCGCATAGCTGCGTTGACTAGGGAGCGCGCCACTGCGGTGATCCTTTCTGCCTCGTCCACTTTAGGCGCGCTCTCTCGTCTTACGCTCAAGCTACAGTCGATTGCTATTCCAGACACTGTGGCCAAAGCTGTTGACCAGACTTTACTGCACCTCGACAGTGCCTGTTCAGATCTACGCCAAGGACGCTTTCAGAGCGCTCTTGAGAACGCCCGGACCGCTGAGACAGAGGTCGAGAAAGCATTCTTTGAACCTTCTATGGTGGGCCAGGTCTATAACCCGGAGGAGCACAAGGTCGCTGTCTATGTGCCCCTACTTGGACCCATGGCTGTACCGTTGATCATGTCTGGCTTGAAAGAACTCAAGAAGCTGCGGGAAAGGAAGCAGAAAGCAGCTTGA
- a CDS encoding Fumarylacetoacetase, which produces MATLKLDQLPYTINNLPYGVVSSEHNLSPRCAVAIGQHAVDLTEWAKRGTITSLQSGDRSFDEIFAQPTLNEFAALPWQTRKAVRNLLQAELKDGKVPSLCLLHLRDVKVHLPMQMSGFSDFYTSLDHCKNCSGELSTVTIPKNWYHAPSVYNSRVSSVVPTPTNIRRPKNVYFKSGMDSDPEYGPTRKMDFELEMGFFVSKPVPFGDNMPIGNAKEHIFGFVLLNDWSARDHQLFEMRPLGPFHSKGFGTSISNWITPIEALEQFSTSPHLKQEPAPFEHLTWPGSKDGALDIKLRVKLVREEKEHIISHSNLKYLYWTPYQQLTHHAASGCGMLTGDLIGTGTISGSGTDDQGNMSELGCLYEAERTKTNLLPQSNGTYQDGYLEDGDEIILEGWCENDDGEVVFGFGECRGRITPPK; this is translated from the exons ATGGCGACGCTGAAACTTGATCAGCTGCCGTACACGATCAATAATTTGCCATACGGCGTTGTTTCGTCTGAGCATAATCTATCTCCAAGGTGTGCCGTGGCCATCGGACAACACGCCGTTGATTTGACAGAATGGGCGAAGAGAGGGACTATCACAAGTCTACAATCAGGTGATCGAAGCTTCGACGAGATCTTCGCACAA CCTACGCTTAATGAGTTTGCTGCATTGCCATGGCAGACGAGAAAGGCTGTGCGAAATTTACTCCAAGCCGAGTTGAAAGATGGGAAAGTACCAAGCTTGTGTCTGCTTCATTTGCGAGATGTCAAGGTGCACCTGCCCATGCAGATGAGCGGATTCAGTGACTTCTACACATCCCTCGACCATTGCAAAAATTGCTCGGGAGAGCTTTCCACAGTTACGATTCCGAAGAACTGGTACCATGCTCCAAGTGTGTACAACAGTCGTGTCTCATCTGTCGTGCCAACACCAACCAACATTCGGAGACCTAAGAATGTGTACTTCAAATCCGGCATGGACTCTGATCCGGAGTACGGACCCACGCGCAAAATGGATTTCGAGCTCGAGATGGGCTTCTTCGTGTCCAAGCCAGTACCATTTGGCGATAATATGCCAATCGGAAATGCTAAGGAGCACATTTTTGGCTTCGTCCTCTTGAACGACTGGTCGGCAAGAGACCATCAACTATTCGAGATGCGACCACTTGGACCTTTTCATAGCAAGGGATTTGGCACGTCTATCTCGAACTGGATCACGCCGATTGAGGCACTCGAGCAGTTCAGCACGTCTCCACACTTGAAGCAGGAGCCAGCACCTTTCGAGCATTTGACATGGCCCGGCTCGAAAGATGGCGCGCTGGACATCAAGCTTCGCGTAAAGCTTGTTCGCGAAGAGAAGGAGCACATTATCAGTCACAGCAACCTGAAGTATCTATACTGGACGCCGTACCAACAGCTCACTCATCACGCTGCCAGTGGTTGCGGAATGCTCACAGGCGATCTCATCGGAACCGGGACAATCAGTGGCAGCGGCACGGATGATCAAGGCAACATGTCAGAACTTGGATGTCTGTACGAAGCAGAGAGGACAAAGACCAACTTGTTACCACAGAGCAATGGGACCTATCAAGACGGCTACCTGGAAGATGGTGACGAGATCATTCTTGAAGGTTGGTGTGAGAACGACGATGGCGAGGTCGTCTTTGGGTTCGGAGAATGTCGCGGACGCATTACGCCTCCGAAGTGA
- a CDS encoding MFS-type transporter oryC: protein MDPMGPSHRLKPVDCTCMSPCSKSSQSSVPTCGTTNLSHARLALSTVHSSRVSANFSNCSLLINPTSCGAFKISTVILTMGRRYLGGSGDALTVWISIAASTVLIFYGYDQGVFGNIIINADFLETFDYPSADTQGTMTSIYNIGCFVGAMSTFFTGDWLGRPRQILLGSTVIAIGAVIQTASYGVAQTMVGRVVAGLGTGMNTATAGVWQAETSKMRSRGKLVIIQMANCITGFSISNWLTLGFSFAPRDVAWRFPLAFQSFFTLCIYAMCPFLPDSPRLLIRKGKHEEALEVLAALEGHGATAESSSVRAQFDVIKDILDREHLNTYSWWALVTGRGPSGVLRRMLLGAWMQAMNQISGINVTSYYMSYIFISALGISELLSRILAACGSVDYLLFACLAYFVIERYGRRKVMMCSAGACSICWIVIAIATGLTEKGGDSYVLGSVAVAFFFVFFASFGMGVLGVPWLYPTEINALEMRTKGASLAMATNWICNYAVVQATLPGIENLGYKFWVVWAVICFAFIPITYLFYPETANRTLEDIDRFFETKPGIIVARNELATQLARPLIYIEEDERIAGAARIEGDGDVEKVEHGVRVEKVS, encoded by the exons ATGGACCCCATGGGTCCTTCTCACCGATTGAAGCCTGTTGATTGCACATGCATGTCACCCTGCTCAAAGTCGTCCCAATCAAGTGTCCCGACATGCGGTACAACGAACCTCAGTCATGCTCGCTTGGCACTGTCCACAGTCCACTCCTCCAGAGTATCTGCTAACTTCTCAAATTGTTCTCTCTTGATTAATCCTACGTCCTGCGGAGCATTCAAAATTAGCACAGTAATATTGACCATGGGAAGGCGATACCTAGGTGGCAGCGGCGATGCGCTCACAGTCTGGATCTCCATTGCTGCTTCAACAGTCTTGATCTTCTACGGTTACGACCAAG GCGTCTTCGGGAACATCATCATCAACGCAGACTTCCTCGAGACATTCGACTACCCTTCAGCAGACACGCAAGGAACCATGACGTCCATCTACAACATCGGCTGCTTCGTCGGGGCCATGTCCACATTCTTCACGGGCGACTGGTTGGGCCGCCCACGACAGATTCTACTGGGCAGCACCGTCATCGCCATTGGGGCCGTAATTCAGACTGCCAGCTATGGCGTGGCGCAAACGATGGTAGGCAGAGTCGTAGCTGGCCTCGGCACCGGTATGAACACGGCAACTGCGGGAGTCTGGCAAGCGGAAACCAGCAAGATGCGCTCGAGGGGCAAGCTCGTTATCATTCAGATGGCGAATTGTATCACGGGTTTTTCGATCTCGAATTGGTTGACTCTAGGCTTTTCCTTTGCTCCAAGAGATGTCGCGTGGAGGTTTCCGTTGGCGTTTCAAAGCTTCTTTACGTTGTGTATTTATGCTATGTGTCCGTTTCTGCCGGATTCGCCGCGGTTGCTGATTCGTAAGGGAAAGCATGAGGAAGCGTTGGAAGTTCTCGCGGCGTTGGAGGGACATGGTGCTACGGCGGAGTCGTCGTCGGTGCGGGCACAGTTTGATGTCATTAAAGACATCTTAGACCGTGAACACCTGAATACGTACAGCTGGTGGGCACTGGTTACGGGTCGTGGACCGTCGGGTGTGCTTCGCCGGATGTTATTGGGAGCGTGGATGCAAGCTATGAACCAG ATCAGCGGCATCAACGTCACATCATACTACATGTCCTACATCTTCATCAGCGCACTCGGCATCTCAGAGCTCCTTTCCCGCATCCTGGCAGCTTGCGGCTCGGTCGATTACTTACTCTTCGCCTGCTTGGCATACTTCGTGATTGAGCGATACGGCAGACGTAAAGTCATGATGTGCAGCGCCGGAGCGTGTTCCATCTGTTGGATAGTAATTGCAATCGCTACTGGTCTGACCGAGAAAGGGGGAGACAGCTATGTTTTGGGCTCTGTCGCTGTGGCTTTCTTCTTCGTCTTCTTTGCTTCGTTCGGGATGG GTGTTCTGGGCGTTCCCTGGCTCTACCCAACTGAAATAAATGCCCTCGAAATGCGGACAAAAGGCGCCAGCCTCGCGATGGCAACGAACTGGATCTGC AACTATGCGGTTGTCCAAGCTACCCTGCCCGGCATCGAAAACCTCGGCTACAAATTCTGGGTTGTATGGGCAGTCATCTGCTTCGCCTTCATCCCGATCACATACCTCTTCTACCCCGAGACAGCCAACAGGACTCTCGAAGATATTGATCGGTTCTTTGAGACGAAGCCGGGAATCATTGTGGCGAGGAATGAGCTTGCTACGCAGTTGGCCAGACCGCTGATTTATATTGAGGAGGATGAGCGGATTGCGGGCGCGGCGAGGATTGAAGGTGATGGAGATGTGGAGAAGGTGGAGCATGGTGTGAGGGTTGAGAAGGTGAGTTGA
- a CDS encoding Putative amidase, whose translation MRLHLLTTLLSILVLGSARSLKCGSSNQFPDLLDAELEDLVTGLEAGLWTSVDLVNAYTARIVEVNSTLHAVTELNPDALAIAEASDAARKNGSICGPLHGIPILIKNNIATDDKMNNTAGSWGLLGATVPRDATMAAKLRKAGAVILGKTNLSQWANYRSDNSSNGWSAYGGQTYAAYYPGQDPSGSSSGSGVSSSIGLALASLGTETSGSILSPADVNNLVGIKPTVGLTSRYLVIPISEHQDTVGPFARTVKDAAYVLQAIAGQDPNDNYTSAIPFNGSLPDYVGACKYGALSGVRIGVARNVLEIWARYTDATVLAAFDEAVEQIRNAGATIVDANFTAFEAWQNDNNNTLTGNADFLTGLANYLSELAYNPYGIENLAELENFTHSFPIEDWPERDTAIWEGALNQTWNNSDPRFWPAYQANLFYAGEGGILGALERTNTSAVLLPTQLSPSIPALVGSPVITVPMGFYPADTNVTMNGFGNLVASAPNIPFGLSFMGAKFSEADLIGFAYAYEQRTMHRYDVKPYIVPNIGLADVISTK comes from the coding sequence ATGCGTCTCCACTTGCTGACCACGCTCTTGAGCATTCTCGTCCTCGGATCTGCTCGGAGTCTCAAGTGTGGCAGCAGCAACCAGTTCCCGGACCTCCTCGACGCCGAGCTGGAGGATCTAGTGACTGGACTTGAGGCAGGACTATGGACCAGTGTGGACCTAGTCAACGCGTACACCGCACGTATCGTGGAGGTCAACAGCACTCTGCATGCTGTCACAGAGCTTAACCCAGACGCCCTGGCTATTGCAGAGGCAAGTGATGCAGCACGCAAGAATGGATCCATATGCGGTCCTTTGCACGGGATACCCATACTGATCAAGAACAACATTGCAACCGACGACAAGATGAACAACACGGCTGGATCATGGGGCTTGCTGGGCGCGACGGTTCCGCGAGACGCCACTATGGCAGCGAAGCTGAGGAAAGCTGGAGCCGTTATTCTTGGGAAGACCAATCTAAGTCAGTGGGCCAATTATCGCTCCGACAACAGTAGCAATGGATGGTCAGCATATGGTGGTCAGACATACGCAGCCTACTACCCCGGCCAAGATCCCTCCGGCTCTTCAAGCGGATCTGGTGTATCAAGCTCAATCGGTCTTGCTCTTGCATCGCTCGGCACTGAGACATCAGGGAGCATCTTGAGCCCTGCTGATGTCAACAATCTGGTCGGTATTAAGCCCACGGTCGGCCTCACTAGTCGCTATCTCGTGATCCCAATCTCGGAACACCAAGACACGGTCGGGCCGTTCGCAAGAACGGTCAAAGATGCGGCTTATGTGCTGCAGGCTATTGCTGGGCAGGATCCTAACGATAATTACACATCGGCCATACCTTTCAATGGCAGCCTTCCAGACTACGTCGGTGCCTGCAAGTACGGCGCTTTGTCCGGCGTGAGGATCGGCGTAGCAAGGAATGTTCTCGAAATCTGGGCTAGGTATACCGACGCTACTGTACTCGCAGCGTTCGACGAAGCAGTAGAGCAGATCCGCAACGCTGGAGCTACGATTGTCGACGCCAACTTCACGGCCTTCGAAGCATGGCAGAACGATAACAACAATACCCTGACAGGAAATGCAGACTTCCTCACGGGTCTGGCGAATTACTTGAGCGAACTTGCCTACAATCCTTATGGCATCGAGAATCTCGCAGAGCTCGAGAACTTCACTCACAGCTTTCCCATCGAAGACTGGCCTGAGCGGGACACAGCCATCTGGGAGGGCGCTCTTAATCAGACCTGGAACAACTCTGACCCTCGTTTCTGGCCGGCATACCAAGCGAACCTCTTCTATGCAGGTGAGGGCGGCATTCTCGGAGCTCTGGAGAGAACCAACACTAGCGCAGTGTTACTACCGACGCAGCTCAGCCCGTCTATCCCAGCACTCGTCGGAAGCCCTGTGATAACTGTCCCTATGGGCTTCTATCCCGCCGATACTAACGTCACCATGAACGGATTTGGGAATCTGGTAGCGTCAGCACCGAACATTCCCTTTGGGCTGTCTTTTATGGGTGCCAAGTTCAGCGAGGCGGATCTTATTGGGTTTGCGTATGCCTATGAGCAGAGGACGATGCATCGGTACGACGTGAAGCCGTACATCGTGCCTAATATTGGCTTGGCGGATGTGATTAGCACGAAGTGA
- a CDS encoding Short-chain dehydrogenase/reductase phmF, whose product MDQVVAAFRAIGERLHDPEDVKADFTGRNVIVTGSNCGIGFEAAVKFVQLGAEKVILAVRSSPKGEVARKLIEERAGRDGVVEVWLLDMMDYGSLRAFAQKVNEELDHIDVVVLNAACIAVNFEPSRYGWDRTLQINTLSTALLSLLLLPKLRASKTPEYTPVLLLVSSGTHQHASLSETAREAESPLEVYNVKNRTGLFQYSMSKLFLQYALASMVKRLAASHGDAPPVFIISVCPGPCRSEIARDSTQWYMRAARVVLTPILLKPAEAGARLYISAIALGEKGHGRFWQQDRLREPAPALVGPENEALREKVWREILRILTEKVPEVEKLAQDI is encoded by the exons ATGGACCAAGTCGTGGCCGCTTTCCGCGCGATTGGCGAGAGGCTTCACGATCCCGAGGACGTCAAGGCCGACTTCACGGGTCGCAATGTTATTGTCACAGGCTCGAATTGTGGAATAGGCTTCGAAGCTGCCGTGAAGTTCGTTCAACTTGGTGCCGAAAAGGTGATTTTGGCGGTGAGATCGAGCCCCAAAGGCGAAGTTGCTAGGAAGCTAATCGAGGAGCGGGCGGGAAGAGACGGAGTTGTGGAAGTATGGTTGCTTGATATGATGGATTATGGTAGTCTGAG AGCCTTTGCGCAGAAAGTCAATGAGGAGCTTGATCACATTGACGTTGTGGTCCTTAATGCAGCTTGCATCGCCGTCAACTTCGAGCCGAGTCGCTATGGCTGGGACCGTACTCTTCAGATCAACACTCTCTCGACAGCCTTGCTTAGCCTACTGCTGCTCCCAAAGTTAAGAGCAAGCAAGACGCCAGAATACACTCCTGTTCTGCTGCTCGTGAGCTCGGGCACCCACCAACACGCCAGCTTGAGCGAAACAGCTCGAGAGGCCGAGTCTCCACTGGAAGTCTACAACGTCAAGAACCGCACTGGGCTATTTCAATACAGCATGTCCAAGCTTTTCCTACAGTACGCGTTGGCCAGTATGGTAAAGCGGCTTGCAGCAAGCCATGGTGATGCACCGCCTGTGTTCATCATATCAGTCTGTCCAGGTCCTTGCAGGTCAGAGATCGCCCGAGACAGTACTCAGTGGTATATGAGAGCAGCTAGGGTGGTCTTGACACCTATCCTCCTGAAACCGGCGGAAGCTGGCGCACGCCTCTACATCTCGGCCATAGCACTGGGTGAAAAGGGCCATGGCAGGTTCTGGCAGCAAGACCGGCTACGGGAGCCAGCACCTGCACTCGTTGGTCCGGAGAATGAGGCATTGCGGGAGAAAGTCTGGCGTGAAATCCTGAGGATCTTGACTGAGAAGGTGCCAGAGGTTGAGAAGCTGGCCCAAGATATTTGA